In a single window of the Gadus macrocephalus chromosome 6, ASM3116895v1 genome:
- the c6h12orf43 gene encoding protein CUSTOS, with translation MAASGKKALTGSGDSSSSEDEDLEKFKEAVWNVDGPKNTGKKHQEPKPTRRLIVSDHQHDCNELQVTPEFRAHVAKKLEHMLDGFISEKPAGAVSHQSSSTLEDDDLGFKLFATSNQGQRFDEPLCPVKRRRVPSSSESDGEMDMRIREAVVSADEVLRPPVWEVTTKKVDVEDPSGQSKEDKTECPLPKKKKKKKKKATECEDESVRTDFKDQKCQAEESPTLKKGKKRDRLKTKSAKSIPDKSSLQPGKDGRETAEKQEQEGSAQGKVKRKRRRKRKAVDESTEV, from the exons ATGGCGGCCTCCGGTAAAAAAGCATTGACTGGGTCTGGTGATTCAAGTAGCAGTGAAGATGAAGATTTGGAAAAATTTAAGGAAGCGGTTTGGAATGTGGATGGTCCCAAGAACACAG GAAAAAAACATCAAGAACCCAAACCAACGCGGAG GTTGATTGTGTCCGACCATCAACATGACTGTAATGAGCTGCAGGTGACACCAGAGTTTCGTGCACACGTCGCCAAAAAGTTGGAGCATATGCTTGACGG TTTTATTTCAGAGAAGCCAGCAGGAGCTGTATCTCACCAGAGCTCAAGCACGTTGGAGGATGATGATCTTG GCTTCAAACTGTTTGCAACATCGAACCAAGGTCAAAGATTTGATGAACCACTATGTCCTGTGAAACGCCGGCGTGTTCCCAGCTCaag CGAAAGCGACGGAGAGATGGACATGAGGATAAGGGAGGCAGTGGTGTCTGCAGATGAAGTCCTGCGACCACCAGTATGGGAGGTTACCACGAAGAAGGTTGATGTTGAGGACCCATCAGGACAGAGCAAGGAAGATAAGACTGAGTGCCCTctgcccaagaagaagaagaagaagaaaaagaaagcaACTGAATGTGAAGATGAAAGTGTCAGAACAGATTTTAAAGACCAAAAATGTCAAGCAGAGGAGAGCCCTACTctcaaaaaaggaaaaaagcgAGATCGATTGAAGACCAAGTCTGCAAAGTCTATACCTGATAAATCTTCTCTGCAACCTGGGAAAGACGGCAGAGAGACGGCGGAGAAACAAGAGCAGGAGGGCAGTGCCCAAGGAAAGGTGAAAcggaaaaggagaagaaaacgCAAAGCTGTTGACGAGAGCACAGAGGTTTAA
- the unc119.1 gene encoding protein unc-119 homolog B, producing the protein MNGSRKKTAHTIKGQSETAVSPTVNSMDRKSAGGMLKKLISRRNQTDKYPVITEDELRALGTDISPDHVLGLRAVTEDYLCKPEDNVYNVDFTRFKIRDLETGTVLFEIAKPPNCDPSEHEDVVGDVDTSAGRFVRYQFTPAFLKLRTVGATVEFAVGDSPINSFRMIERHYFQGRLLKNFDFDFGFCIPNSCNTCEHIYEFPQLPEDLIRLMVEHPYETRSDSFYFVDSKLIMHNKADYAYNGGQ; encoded by the exons ATGAACGGATCCAGAAAGAAAACCGCACACACTATCAAAGGACAGTCGGAAACAGCTGTAAGCCCAACTGTCAACTCAATGGACCGAAAGTCCGCCGGCGGGATGCTAAAGAAACTAATATCGCGACGTAATCAGACCGATAAATATCCTGTGATAACAGAGGATGAGCTGCGGGCGTTAGGGACAGACATATCCCCAGACCACGTCCTGGGGCTCCGTGCGGTCACCGAGG ACTATCTGTGTAAGCCCGAAGACAATGTGTACAACGTTGACTTCACCCGGTTTAAGATTCGCGACCTGGAGACGGGCACGGTGCTGTTTGAGATCGCAAAGCCACCAAACTGCG ACCCGTCGGAGCATGAAGACGTGGTTGGGGATGTGGACACCAGTGCTGGCCGTTTTGTCCGGTATCAATTTACCCCTGCCTTCCTTAAACTTCGCACTGTTGGTGCAAC TGTTGAGTTTGCAGTCGGGGACAGTCCTATTAACAGCTTCCGTATGATCGAGAGGCATTATTTCCAAGGGCGCCTCCTCAagaactttgactttgacttcgGATTCTGCATTCCCAATAGCTGCAATACATGCGAACACATCTACGAGTTCCCCCAGCTTCCAGAGGACCTCA TACGCCTCATGGTAGAGCACCCGTATGAAACCAGATCAGACAGCTTCTACTTTGTGGACAGCAAACTTATAATGCACAACAAGGCAGACTATGCCTACAACGGGGGTCAGTAG